The window GTCCAAAATATAACGCCAGCACATGCATTGGTATGTGGGCTTCTCTCTATGCGCattacatttaggaatggagggagtaatttttTTCACCGGACTACTACGCGTGTGTGTGCGTGCTATGATCCAAATTATCGAGTGTTCCACTTCCACCCGGACCACCTCCATGCATGATGCATCGTCCTATACTCTCATCGTATATATGTTGAGATGGAGGTGCGTGGCTAGCTATACACTATGCATGATTGAAGAGATGCATTTCTTCAGAAAGTTAAAAAAAACATGATTGTAGTGATGGGGGTGATTATACTCACTTGGCTTCACTTGAACTCCAAGCTAGGCTCCAGGGCGTCTTGCACCACCACGCACCAAGCTTGCTGGTTGTTGTTTTCGCCTCACCAAAGTACCCACCGGTAACATTATGTCCTTTCCTCGTTTGGGCAGCCTTTCGGCCTGTGAAGTTTTAGCATGTGAGCAGTGTGGCCACACAACGAAATAACAGGCATATATGCTTTTCTGGTAGTGAGTCCAGAATAAGTTAGGTAACAAACCTGGGAGCTGCTTGCGTGCTGTTCTTCTTTTGGACTTCATGAGCTGGGAAGTAGAGAAGTAGAATGATCCAAGCATGTGAACCATAATCAACCCCAAAAGGCAGATCTTGTTGTGCAATCTCTTTGCAGTTCTAATTCTACTACGCAGACAATGTTTGGAAAACAGGAACTTCACGTAAAATTTACAAGAATCAGTTTATTTTCTGCAGGAAGAAAAAAGTTTTaaatctctacttctaatggacgaattggttgaatagtccccccactttcaaccggtttattttcaaccggtttttcttcgtcccacctcccaccacccccctcccaccggtttttctctttctcgactggccgacaatacccaacgtatttatggtaatcaatcacaattaatcgatgtatggtaaggctataaacttagaaatctcaaatatgataattatagtaataaatcaatccatgtatggtaaggctataactaaggaaatttcgaatatggtaattatCACCAGAATCANNNNNNNNNNNNNNNNNNNNNNNNNNNNNNNNNNNNNNNNNNNNNNNNNNNNNNNNNNNNNNNNNNNNNNNNNNNNNNNNNNNNNNNNNNNNNNNNNNNNNNNNNNNNNNNNNNNNNNNNNNNNNNNNNNNNNNNNNNNNNNNNNNNNNNNNNNNNNNNNNNNNNNNNNNNNNNNNNNNNNNNNNNNNNNNNNNNNNNNNNNNNNNNNNNNNNNNNNNNNNNNNNNNNNNNNNNNNNNNNNNNNNNNNNNNNNNNNNNNNNNNNNNNNNNNNNNNNNNNNNNNNNNNNNNNNNNNNNNNNNNNNNNNNNNNNNNNNNNNNNNNNNNNNNNNNNNNNNNNNNNNNNNNNNNNNNNNNNNNNNNNNNNNNNNNNNNNNNNNNNNNNNNNNNNNNNNNNNNNNNNNNNNNNNNNNNNNNNNNNNNNNNNNNNNNNNNNNNNNNNNNNNNNNNNNNNNNNNNNNNNNNNNNNNNNNNNNNNNNNNNNNNNNNNNNNNNNNNNNNNNNNNNNNNNNNNNNNNNNNNNNNNNNNNNNNNNNNNNNNNNNNNNNNNNNNNNNNNNNNNNNNNNNNNNNNNNNNNNNNNNNNNNNNNNNNNNNNNNNNNNNNNNNNNNNNNNNNNNNNNNNNNNNNNNNNNNNNNNNNNNNNNNNNNNNNNNNNNNNNNNNNNNNNNNNNNNNNNNNNNNNNNNNNNNNNNNNNNNNNNNNNNNNNNNNNNNNNNNNNNNNNNNNNNNNNNNNNNNNNNNNNNNNNNNNNNNNNNNNNNNNNNNNNNNNNNNNNNNNNNNNNNNNNNNNNNNNNNNNNNNNNNNNNNNNNNNNNNNNNNNNNNNNNNNNNNNNNNNNNNNNNNNNNNNNNNNNNNNNNNNNNNNNNNNNNNNNNNNNNNNNNNNNNNNNNNNNNNNNNNNNNNNNNNNNNNNNNNNNNNNNNNNNNNNNNNNNNNNNNNNNNNNNNNNNNNNNNNNNNNNNNNNNNNNNNNNNNNNNNNNNNNNNNNNNNNNNNNNNNNNNNNNNNNNNNNNNNNNNNNNNNNNNNNNNNNNNNNNNNNNNNNNNNNNNNNNNNNNNNNNNNNNNNNNNNNNNNNNNNNNNNNNNNNNNNNNNNNNNNNNNNNNNNNNNNNNNNNNNNNNNNNNNNNNNNNNNNNNNNNNNNNNNNNNNNNNNNNNNNNNNNNNNNNNNNNNNNNNNNNNNNNNNNNNNNNNNNNNNNNNNNNNNNNNNNNNNNNNNNNNNNNNNNNNNNNNNNNNNNNNNNNNNNNNNNNTACTAAGTTTTTAGTGTATAATCTGTTTGTAGGTCCCACTATTTGATTAGTGGACGCAACTGATGggggcatggagatgatggcaaggCATCACGCTGTGGTGGTGGCGAGGGGGCCATCGATGAAGGCGGCGATGACAGGGGCTGCCTACAAAAGCGGTGCATGGATGGGGGAGGTGAAGTGGCGAGGGCTGGGAAGGTGGAGAACGACAATCGGGGGAGATGGAGTGGTGGCAAGATTGGACGAGCTCACCTCCGGAGTGTGTGGGCAAGATTTCCTTTTCGGGTCGGCCGGCTTTTTTTTAAAGCATGTGCATGCATGAGTTGGGGCTTATTTCCAGCGGTGAACATGCATGGGTAAAACCGTTTTCTTTTGCGAAAGGGGAGGGGAGACAAAAAACGGAGGTGGGAGGGGGAGCCGTACATGGTGGGAGGGGTGGAAACCCTGGAAGCCGGGCCTGGGATGATCAGGTTGTCATGAACTGAAGTTATTTGTTTATAGTGTCACAAGTGTGTATTGTATAATTGTTTATATATTTGTCGTATATTTTATTGAATTTAGGTGTGTGTGCAAGGTTTTCATACCTTGAAATTATGAATATTGTGAAGTGCGAGCCTCTCTCTTCTAGAAAATCATGGAATTGGCTGACACACCATTAAATAATTTGATGCCACATGCTTATTTTAAATGGCTAGAAAGCACAAGTGAAAGCTTCTTTTGATTTGGTTCCTTCATTGCATGGTTTGATCACAATTTCTCAACAATTGAGAGATAGAATGATACTCAAATTATTCAAATTCTTACTCTACAAACTAAAAGAGAATAGAACCAAACAATGGTATATTTGTGTCCATGAAGATAGCTATCCAGTTCTAGCGCATGGGTTGACATGGGTTGCAGACTGCATTTGGCATCATCTTTACCTAGGTTTTCTTTGACCCCATCCTATAACCGACCTCCTTTCGATTAACTCATCCTATCGCCCAAATCAACACCGACCTATGAATCCTACATATATTTATAACTCCATGGCAACCTCCATATATTTTTAGAACTCcgtggcaatgcacgggcatttagCTATGAGTCACGAGTGTATTGTCGTTGCATTTCACAAAACCATCGTATATATGAAGGTTTGGTTCAATTATTTTCCTACATATAATATTTTGTTGTTGAATTTTAATTCATGAGTCCCAAGTTAAATTTGGCACGCTGTTGATCTCTATATATCATCAACTACTTGAATCTTGTGTGTAACTATGAATTCAATCTTTTTATCAAAAGATATATATTCAGTGTTTGGGATTAATATCAATTGCATATAATGCTTGGTAGTGGTAATATCAAATTTGTCAATCAAATAAATCTTAAATCCTGTGTTTTTTTGCCTATCAGTTTGATGAAGTCAGAAACGTGTATGTGGTTGAACGGTATATAATAGCCAGTTGCATGGAAGATATGTATGTAATTGCTAAATGTTTAATGTATATCATATAATGTGGGTAGCTCTATCAAGAATCGCACATCAGAGTTACCAGTGCATTCTTATTTGAGAAATAGCATGCGAAGTACTCGGACATCCATGATGGTGCAAGTGTCGCTTTTTTCGGGAAACTTACTAAGGACATAGAGTTCCAGCTGTTTATAAGGAATGTATTTGGCCCTTCTTAGAAGGGAAACTAGCTTGCAAACTTTATGGTCCAACTATCATTGAAATACCAACTGATATGTTACGAAATCTTCAACTTATATTCTTTAGGAACTTCATTTAAGTTGTACTGACCTCATGAGATTCCAATCTATGTTTCATAGTTTATACTCCTCACTATCATAAATTCATAGACTCAAAAGTTTGTTGTATATGTTTATTACTCGAGCATTGCAATACACTGCACTCGGATGATTTTGTCCACAGAAAATTTGAAGCTCCATGATTCGGCAAGAGGATTTGTGCAAGAAATCATGTACATCTTAAAGTTTTGCATCTCAAATTTGGTACCTGTGTTGAACAGGAGGAAGTCTAGAATTCGCTTCACAGACGGAACTCGTCAATATAGAAGAGTAACACCTAGATAGAATCAAATCTGGTCAGAGAAGCCAATTGTGCCTTCTTCCCGAGTGCCAAATGTAGATGACTAATGCTGATGACACCACTCGCTTCCTTGTTTTTAAATATCACATGTGCAACACAATGATGCAAAGCGAATTTCATGGAGGGGGGGATAAGACGTATTTGTGTGGTTGAAGGAGCACATGTAAGTACATATTTTGGTGAGGGTGGAAATTGAAATGCATGCTTGGAGAAACATAGTCATAAGCATGTGATGTACAAACTCCATATAATGATATTATGATATGTGTTTTCATAGATAATTTTATTTTTCAGGGCAACGCACGGTCATTCAACTAGATTTAGCTTCCTtggattaggaatagatctagaAGAAGGTGACGTGGTAGGGTTTTTTTGTACCGTCCGAGACAACGAAACAATGACatggaagctacatgcaaaattaaGGGGCAATAGATTGAGAGGGTGAATGATGTatggacagagaaggtgatgaacggCAAGTTTAATGGGAAAGGGCGGCTAGAGGGGTGTGTCATGTTTGTAAGAATAGAGAgaagaatatgcttgcatttgtgtTGTGGTTGAACATTGCGTGCAATATGCTCGTTTCTAGAGAGGAAAATGAGCATTGTTTACACAATTTCATTTgttggcccgtggcaacgcacgggcattctactagtgatACTTTAACAGTGCAAATACCAAGTACACACAAAGATGCACATCTGAATCATGGGTGCACATGATCCTAACTCCTAAGAATAGCTTTACTTTTCCATATTAATGCGACAAGGAAAAGCCATTATTCATTCGATCTAGGGTGTGGAAGCAACTTTTCTTCATGAAATCGATTCTTCTCATCTAGCCTCATCTTAGTATTACATCCAGAAGGAACATGCCATGCTTGACATCCTGAAGCTTAGAACACGGTTGCTCTTGCTTCTAAGAAACTATGATCATGAAATTATATGATGCTTCAGTAACTGATGTATTGAAATAACAAATAAAGATAAGATAAGTATCATCAGCTCACAGTACAAAAGGTTCAGATAAGAATATCATGGAAGCAGTGCTCTCATTATTCATTGGATCTAGGGTATGAAAGGAACTTTTTCTTTATGGAATGGATTCTTCTGCACCTTGATATTAGTATTTCATAAAGAAACAGATCAGGCTTGACATCCTGAAGCTTAAAACTAGATTGCTCTTGGTTCTAAGAAACTATGATCATGAAATTATCTGTTGCTTTGGTAATTGGTGTCATTGAAATAGCAAATAAAGATAAGAAAAGTATCGTCAGCTCATAGTACAAAAGGTTTAGAAAAGAATATCATGGAAGCAATGCTCTCATTGGCTGTCGTCCAAGAATTTGTTGCTCAATCAAATCAATATGATTGACCATCAGGTTCAGAATAAGATGGTCCATGTAAATCCAAAAGGCTGGTACCTATCAGGCTTGAAAATTACATCTCAACTGTTGGATCTATTGAATGTCATCACTATAAATTGTCTCCATTCAACAGTTAGGTCGATGCCAGGCTCTTGTCTATAATTGAATCCGATTAATCAACCAACAACCAAATTAAGTTTCTGTTGCCCGCTTTGCTAACAATATATCTGCAGCAACCATTTCTAGCAGACTATAGAACCCCTTAATTCCAGCTACACCCAGGAACTTTCTCCAATCCAACTCCCCACAGCATGCTCCTTATGATTTCAGCTTCTTCCCATTTGCCAGCATTTGAGTACAGATTAGCCATCACAACATAGTTACCTGTGTTCTTAGGCTCTATTATGAACAGTCGATCAAACACAaaccgaccaagctcaacatcaccaACTGCTGCTGCTCCATTAAGCAGTGCACCCCAGACCTTTGCATTTGGCTCAAAAGGCATCTTGTTTACAAGGTCAAGCCCATCCTTAAGCATACCAGCACGACTGAGTACAGAAATCATGCAAGCATACTGCTCCATCACAGGACTGATACCAAACATAGCTTGCATGGAGTGAAAAAATTCACGAGCTTCGGCTACCTTTCCCGCATGAGCACATGCAGTAAGCACAACAGTGAAAGTTACAGTATCAGGCCTAGTGCCAGCACTGACCATCTGATTGAACAGGTCCAATGCGTCTGTAACATCTCCATGAGCTGCGACAGCCGAAATGATCGATGTCCAGGCAATTGTGCTTCTATTCTCATGCAATTCAAACACCTTCCTGGCCATATCAAGAAATCCAGCCTTTGAGTAAGCATCAATCAATGCACTGACAACATTGTTGCTCTGACCATAATCATTTCTTATCACATAACCATGAGCTTGCTTTGCTCCCAGTAGGGTTGAGAACAACGGTGCTGAGGGCATGATGATTGAAAGAGTAGCTGTATTGGGCAGTATCCCAGCACCCATCATCTCATGAAGCAATCCAAGAACATCAGACTGGTGTCCATTTTGTATCAATCCAGAAATCAACGCATTCCACGTGTTGATGCCTTTAGCATCTGCTTGACGGAAAAGATCCATTGCCTCATCGACATGCCCATTGTTCATGTAACCAGTAATCATGGCGCTGTAACTGACCGCATCTTTCTTAGGCATCCTTTCAAGCAACTGGCGTGCATAGTGCAACCGCCCACATTTGGCATAAAACCCTACGACTGAGTTCCATGCTGCAATGTCCATATCAAGCCCACTCTCATTAGCAATTCGGAGGGCATAGACCCCGAAATCAACAGCCTTGAGCTGGGCACAAGCATGCAGCACACTTGTCACCGTGACGCTATTTGGCCGAACGCCACCACCAGCGCAAGCCTGCACCAACTCATGGAATAACTCCAAGCGCTCTGCGTACCGTCCTCCACGAGCGTACGCTGATATAAGAGAGTTCCAGGACACGACATCCTTGCCTGGCATTTGGTCGAACACCGCGCGAGCGGAGCGCATGTCCTCAGCATTCGCGTAGGCGGTGATGAGCCCATTGGACACGAAGAGGTCCGCGCCAAACCCGCGCAGGAACGCAAGGGCGTGGAGCTCCCCGGCGACGAGAGGGGACAGGCCCGGCCCGGACGCGGCGAGGGACTTGAGGAGCGCGGAGACGGTGATCTCGTCGGGGGACACGCCTGAGGccgcgaagaggcgaagagccgcgGAGGGCTGGGGCGAGTGGAGGGAGAGCGCGATGAGGATGGCGTTCCAGGCGAAGAGGTTGGGCTGCGGGATGGCGTCGAACACCCTGCGGGCGTCGTGCAGGCGTCCGGTTCTGGAGTAGAGTGAGATGAGCTTGGAGGCGAGGAAGTTGGAGGGGATCACGGAGAGGGTGGCGAGGCGGGCGTGGAGCTGCCTGCCTGCGGCGAGGTGGCCGGCGTCCGCGCAGCGCTGGATGAGGTCACCGTACACGCGGGGGTCCGGCGGCACGGCGGTGAGCCACGCCGGCAGCCTCATCCCCTGTTCATGNNNNNNNNNNNNNNNNNNNNNNNNNNNNNNNNNNNNNNNNNNNNNNNNNNNNNNNNNNNNNNNNNNNNNNNNNNNNNNNNNNNNNNNNNNNNNNNNNNNNNNNNNNNNNNNNNNNNNNNNNNNNNNNNNNNNNNNNNNNNNNNNNNNNNNNNNNNNNNNNNNNNNNNNNNNNNNNNNNNNNNNNNNNNNNNNNNNNNNNNNNNNNNNNNNNNTGCTCTGGTTTGCCGAGGGCGGGGGCGGGTTTCTCAGTTCGACTTGCGTTGCGGCCGCTAGATCTAAATCCACGCGATCTAAGCCGTCGAGAGCGGGCAAGGTGGACCAACTGAaagagtttttcttttcttttttgagatGAATGATGAGATGAGATGACCAACGAGTTGGAGGATACAAAAATATGTGTTGGAGATGTAAAAAAAAACATGTGTTGGAGCACCTCCATAGACTTCAAAATTGCCGCAAACAGCGAGGGGTCGATCTCATATGTCCCTTTGGACAATAATGTCCCCTATATTTTATAAACTACAAATCCAAGCTCTCACAGTGGAGACAATGGCGCTAAGATTTGGCTTACATTTAGCGCAGACTGTTGGCTGCAACCGGCTGGTCGTCAACTCCGACAATGTTGATGTTATATTAGCACTATGCGCAAAGGAGGTTTCTATGCAGGTGTGGGAGCTCCCATCTTTGATGAGTGCTATCATATATTGACAAACTTTGTTCATGTCATATTCAAACACTGTCCACTGGAGGATAACACAGTGGCTCATGAATTAGCCCGTATTGCTAGATATGATANNNNNNNNNNNNNNNNNNNNNNNNNNNNNNNNNNNNNNNNNNNNNNNNNNNNNNNNNNNNNNNNNNNNNNNNNNNNNNNNNNNNNNNNNNNNNNNNNNNNNNNNNNNNNNNNNNNNNNNNNNNNNNNNNNNNNNNNNNNNNNNNNNNNNNNNNNNNNNNNNNNNNNNNNNNNNNNNNNNNNNNNNNNNNNNNNNCCTCCCAGGGTTTAATTCCATCTCTTGTGAATGATGATGTATCTTTGATTACCAATGAATAAAGAGGGGGTTTCAAGCGTCAGAAGAAAAAAAACTCCAAATCCATGCAACCCATGCGACGTTGATCAACACAAACACACAAACTACATATGATGTATCAGTTTATACATAGTTCATATATAGCATACTACAAACGATAGAGGACAAACCATAGTTTCAATAACAAAAGGACATTGTACTGAGCATACTATACATTATAAAATGGGAAATATCTTCACCAGCCTTGCCCTTATGTAAAGCTCGAAGACGATGTAGGTGTCGTTGTTGGGGGACGACGTTGGAGTCTGAGGACTCTAGAAGTCCGCCAAGGCGTCGGGCACTGGTGCGCTTCGACACCTCGAGTCATCCTTCAACGTCTTAGCGTTCTTCCAACGCCAACGTTGGGCATCGGTCTCCTAACCGGGCAAGGACCAGGACAGGACGCCGCTGACTAGCTGCTCCTACACGGATGAGGAAGGCACGGCGATTGTCGTGGAGGGGCCGTCACTGAGTTGCAAAAGCGCCACTGGACCGCCGAGAGGGCGTGGAGCTGGAGGAATCTGACAAGGACAGTGGGGACAAGCCCTGACTAGACGAGCCACGCGCCTGGCGGAGGGCGAGGTTGTCGTCATCCTCCGTAGCGAGCGTGTCCCAGTCGATTGGATCCTCCTTCGCCCTAGAGCCGGACATGGCGGTGTGGGACCACAGGGACATGACCAAAGAGGAGAGGTGCGAGCAGATTGGGAGGAGAGGAGTGAAGAGAGTGAGGGCTAGGGTTTCCGCCTAGGGATTGAGGCGGTTGTGGGGTCCGTGGTGGGCGAGATGATGTTGTTCTTCATACACTACACATACAAATGACATAGTACATTACTATTAACAGAAACCCAGAAGTGCTTGTGGTTAATCTACTCCACAAGGGGATTGAGGAGGATTTTGACGTGTAGGGATTTAATCCCTCTTAACCTCCTTCAAACCTCTCAAAATCCCAAGGATCCGAACAAGCCCAAAGAACACACTCAAATCCATCATCATCCTCCATCTATCCTTGTTCTAAAACCTTCCCAAACCAGTCCATATTCCATCCATCCTTGTTCTAAAACCTTCCCAAACCAGTTGGCCTCAAATCATCCCCATATTTGGCTTGGGTTTGAAGAGTacaccctccgtaaagaaatataagagcgtttagatcattagTGTTTGGGGCCTTTGAAGGTGTGTTTTCCGTCTCAAGTCCGCCCCATATTTGGCTTGGGTTTGGGGGCTACCATTGGAGGTGCGTTTTCTGTCAAGACAATGTCTGAGTTGTCCGTCTAGACATATGGAGGGCTCCCTTGTAGATGCCCTTAGTACTCTATCCACAGAAATTCTCAGTTAAATCACAAGTGCAGTATGTGCAAAACGAGAACAGCAAAGAAACCAGCAGATGCATGACAGCAGCTCGCACGCAAGAAGCGAGTGAAACACATTGAAAGAATAATTTTGTGCTCCCTGGCAATATGATATGGGTAAAATTACAGTGGCAGGAACTCCACACGCACAGGCCAGCCGCCTGGTCTGTGCTTGTATACGGTTACAATCGTCTGCATCGTCTCCAGTCTTGCAGCTCATTACACACGGTGTCCAACACTCAGAAGCTGTGGCTACCTTCCGTGAAAGTAGATCACCTTGGCATCACAGGCTACGAGCTATATATTTTGCTTCTAAAGAGATCCTCGCATGATCAACAAGCTTTGGCGGCTAATCCGCCAAGCACCAATGGCACGGGTCACACGAGGATCTCAACAAGATCTAGGCCCCATCAATCAACTCAACAATCTTCCAAAAAATTGCAGCATCTTGAATGGAATACCGTCGCCTTTGCTCCTGTTTCTTCTATTACACTATGTGCTAACACTATTTTAGAAGTATCCGCCATATATTTCTGATGTACACCACTAGGGACCATATGGCAAGTCCAGCAGATGCATAGAGCAACGCGACACCAGGGGGGACTAGAGCACCTTGTACATGTAGACTGCACAACAAAAGCGCCAAAAACAAACCCCAGTCAGCATGCAAAATGATTAAAACAATGACAAGGCTTTAAGCTCGGTCAGCGAAAATGCAAGTACCTCGGGTCTCTGCTGGCAAGGAGCAGAGTCAATGCTGTCATCTGTGTCGCTGTCTTCCACTTCCCTAAATTGTTTACTGCCACAGCCTGTTGTTTGTAGGAAGTACAAATTCAGTTTTTGAATGTCTAATTAAGGCAATGTAAGACAATAGAAGACAGAAGGAACCTCAAGAACTTGGGTATTCTGAGACGCAGCCCACTCTCTAACAGCTGACATTGTGATCTACAGAAACAGATACGCCAGAACATTAGCTCGTGACAAGCATAGCACACTATATAACTCATAGCACAAGATAACTCTCGAAATGGCAAATGGATATATATGTCTGGGCCCACTAGAAAAGTGAAGTGAAGTTGCTCCAACGCACCACTCACATGGAACTGGAAAGTTGAATGTCAAATCTGTTACTTTTATCAAACTTTTTTGGGTAGCACACTTATAGAAATCGTTCATAGCTTCTAAATATCTTGAAGCATAAAGactttttttcatttcatacatgctCTGGTTTTGATTCAAACAAGCCATATGGTAGAGGTAGAGCGACTCAATCTAACTGGAGAGGCAAAGTGCTTCCATCCCACATATGTGTGTGTGTTTCTACTGAACCAGGAAACATACTAAAAGTTGCCCATGGCACCCCACATATTCACATAGAATTGAAGGTTGTACAAATCTGGTAATTTCCTCTTGACTTTTAGGCGGACCAGCCCTGTGGTAGCGCGAAAAGTGCAAACTGCAACGGTCTACGAACCATGCATATAGTGTATAAGTAGGTACACGGTCACAACCCTAAATTTACAGGCCATATTTTGCCTAGCGGCATCCAAAACATCAGGGCAGGCCCTGCTTTTGGGGTAAATTGATTATTCTGAGCTTCTCAACACTTTGCCACGGTTGTCGGAATCACGATTCTGTTGTATGATTCTAGGACTTTACAATCCAAACTAACCCCTCCAATTCTACGATTTTGGTTCATAGAATCTACATTTCTACAGTTCTGATAGTTAAGATTCTACGATTTGTGACCCTAATATCAGAGCTCCGATCCAATTCAGAATCATGATTCTGACTACCTTTCTTGATGCATCAAAAGGGTGTTCTGTTTCAAATAAGCCTCATGGTGGAGCCAATCAATCAAGCTGGAGCAATGTGCACTCGATCCATGCCTCCATAAAAAACAGTGCAGAGGTTGGCAAAAGAGCCCCTTCATTTTATCTACTGAAGCACATACTACGTATATTCAACCAGAAAAAGACGAATAGCCAGGGTATAATTGGAAGTTGCTAACTTATCATGTTGGCTTGACAGGCTTATTTAGAGATAAGATCAGATAGCCATGACAAATACATGAACATCCTATTCCCACAGGAAGGCAAGATCCCACACTTACAACAGAACAAACATATACTCCTACATATTTATATGAGCACAAGGTCAAAATTAAAGAAATCAAACTACCATCTTAATGTTTCCATAATTATAGATAGGTTAACTAGAAAATGGTTTTTCCTTGCATTTTTGGAAAATTATGATGTAGATTTGGCTGGGTAACTACCTCTCTCCCAATGATGGCAATGGAAGGAACTGTCAGAAGCCATGGTCCATTCGTGAGCAGTGAAGTTTCCAAAGGTTTGGTGCACAGCAACACTAGTGTTGCAGCTACCATAAGCTGCAGTAGAGAATAGCAGCGACGAAGTTAGTTCTCGAGAGTAGCTCAGACTTTGGAAACTGACAGTCTACAGACAGATAAGAGCGTAGACAACATTGTGCAGAAGGATCAGAGCAGCAAAAAGAGAAAGAAACCTTGT is drawn from Triticum dicoccoides isolate Atlit2015 ecotype Zavitan chromosome 4A, WEW_v2.0, whole genome shotgun sequence and contains these coding sequences:
- the LOC119285343 gene encoding pentatricopeptide repeat-containing protein At2g37310-like — translated: MRLPAWLTAVPPDPRVYGDLIQRCADAGHLAAGRQLHARLATLSVIPSNFLASKLISLYSRTGRLHDARRVFDAIPQPNLFAWNAILIALSLHSPQPSAALRLFAASGVSPDEITVSALLKSLAASGPGLSPLVAGELHALAFLRGFGADLFVSNGLITAYANAEDMRSARAVFDQMPGKDVVSWNSLISAYARGGRYAERLELFHELVQACAGGGVRPNSVTVTSVLHACAQLKAVDFGVYALRIANESGLDMDIAAWNSVVGFYAKCGRLHYARQLLERMPKKDAVSYSAMITGYMNNGHVDEAMDLFRQADAKGINTWNALISGLIQNGHQSDVLGLLHEMMGAGILPNTATLSIIMPSAPLFSTLLGAKQAHGYVIRNDYGQSNNVVSALIDAYSKAGFLDMARKVFELHENRSTIAWTSIISAVAAHGDVTDALDLFNQMVSAGTRPDTVTFTVVLTACAHAGKVAEAREFFHSMQAMFGISPVMEQYACMISVLSRAGMLKDGLDLVNKMPFEPNAKVWGALLNGAAAVGDVELGRFVFDRLFIIEPKNTGNYVVMANLYSNAGKWEEAEIIRSMLWGVGLEKVPGCSWN